A genomic region of Peptoniphilus sp. ING2-D1G contains the following coding sequences:
- a CDS encoding Hypothetical protein (Family membership), which translates to MSKLSNKVLIGISVFCIVLSIILAWYSLKQFNSSNRQIKELRIKNNLLKKDISDKEVQIIKLSEKIYADNSKISQLDDLEQQVSGSKVNIDISKMIETLQKYQISDIDFNLKDIIPKITSEKEIYYEPLRSLYYNDEKLSAEDQSVNILISSIGFNDSYLSDISNKIDKYNSSLYKDMGILKFYETNNNSYLKYFLNKYINENYSENYLNKEKKGKAQDILNLKSDFINDFLVIGSVSDLSISKLKEEKNIYSVNFSEISDKNSQNMLKDDYIFLLDTLSQNINVLDDFEILEKDYISEYGYYLRFFKNKNRCFIIEKISDDNRELHFYNILGQPVFKVNLSSLNSVSFSPDTIDAQYNKSKELYDML; encoded by the coding sequence ATGAGCAAGTTAAGTAATAAAGTATTGATTGGAATTTCTGTTTTTTGTATAGTTTTATCTATAATACTGGCTTGGTATTCACTAAAACAGTTTAATAGCTCAAATAGGCAAATAAAAGAATTAAGGATAAAAAATAATTTATTAAAAAAAGACATATCGGATAAAGAAGTGCAGATAATAAAACTTTCTGAAAAAATATACGCTGATAACTCGAAAATTTCGCAGCTTGATGATTTAGAACAACAAGTGAGCGGTTCCAAAGTCAATATTGATATAAGCAAAATGATAGAAACTTTGCAAAAATATCAAATTTCTGATATAGATTTCAATTTGAAGGATATAATTCCGAAAATCACATCTGAAAAAGAAATTTATTATGAACCCTTGAGATCTTTATACTACAATGATGAAAAATTAAGCGCAGAAGATCAAAGTGTTAATATTTTGATTTCATCCATAGGATTTAACGACAGTTATTTATCGGATATTTCCAACAAAATAGACAAGTATAATTCCAGTTTATATAAGGACATGGGAATTTTGAAATTTTATGAAACCAATAATAACTCCTATTTAAAATATTTTTTAAATAAGTACATAAATGAAAATTACAGCGAAAATTATTTAAATAAGGAAAAAAAGGGGAAAGCTCAAGATATTTTAAATTTAAAATCTGATTTCATAAATGATTTTTTGGTTATCGGTTCGGTAAGTGATTTATCCATTAGTAAATTAAAAGAAGAAAAGAATATTTATTCGGTTAATTTCAGCGAAATTTCAGATAAAAATTCTCAAAATATGCTTAAGGATGATTATATATTTCTCCTTGACACATTATCGCAAAATATAAATGTTTTAGATGATTTTGAAATACTGGAAAAAGATTATATAAGTGAATATGGATATTATTTGAGATTTTTTAAAAATAAAAACAGATGCTTTATAATCGAAAAGATTTCCGATGACAACAGGGAACTGCATTTTTACAACATTTTAGGACAACCTGTGTTTAAGGTGAATTTATCAAGCTTAAACTCGGTAAGTTTTTCTCCGGATACTATAGATGCTCAATACAATAAATCTAAAGAATTATACGATATGCTTTAG
- a CDS encoding putative membrane protein (Hypothetical protein), with amino-acid sequence MQKNSKTLYVICILSVVVLVMSMIFYGYSYLHLNSFKEQSVLKEELTKKINDLTIEEKNFYETMKILKI; translated from the coding sequence ATGCAAAAAAATTCGAAGACATTGTATGTAATTTGTATTTTAAGTGTCGTAGTTTTAGTGATGTCTATGATTTTTTACGGCTATAGCTATCTACATTTAAACTCCTTTAAAGAGCAAAGTGTTTTAAAGGAGGAGCTTACAAAAAAAATAAATGATTTAACAATTGAAGAAAAAAACTTCTACGAAACTATGAAGATACTCAAAATATAA
- a CDS encoding putative membrane protein (Hypothetical protein), giving the protein MQREGIVVKVVEDNIEITTVRPSACGESCETCSAKCAESKTMTQTFPNTINAEVGDRVVIEVNDKNYLKYILLVYAVPLVFFIAGVFFSSLIIKGDHRQILSFFIGLIAMATSYLIIKKIDDKYTGIYKSIIDLKRY; this is encoded by the coding sequence ATGCAAAGAGAAGGAATAGTTGTAAAAGTTGTTGAAGATAACATAGAAATAACAACCGTAAGACCTTCTGCATGTGGAGAAAGCTGTGAAACCTGTTCTGCTAAATGTGCAGAATCGAAGACGATGACACAAACATTTCCCAATACCATCAATGCAGAGGTTGGAGATAGAGTTGTAATTGAAGTTAATGACAAAAATTATTTAAAGTATATTTTATTGGTATATGCTGTTCCTTTAGTGTTTTTTATAGCGGGAGTATTTTTTAGCAGCCTGATAATAAAAGGAGATCACAGACAAATATTGTCATTTTTCATAGGGTTAATCGCCATGGCTACTTCATACTTAATTATAAAAAAAATAGACGACAAATATACAGGAATTTATAAAAGTATAATTGATTTGAAAAGGTATTGA
- the aspS gene encoding Aspartate-tRNA ligase (Aspartyl-tRNA synthetase with relaxed tRNA specificity since it is able to aspartylate not only its cognate tRNA(Asp) but also tRNA(Asn). Reaction proceeds in two steps: aspartate is first activated by ATP to form Asp-AMP and then transferred to the acceptor end of tRNA(Asp/Asn); High confidence in function and specificity) encodes MLDNIKGLKRSHYCGDLKEKNIDEEVTVMGWVAKERNLGSIIFLDLRDREGIVQVVFDDTVDADLFTKASTLRSEFVIAVVGTVRMRSSINENIKTGHIEILAKELRILNKSEVPPIYIKDDDNVSETMRLKYRFLDLRKPSMQNNLKMRSKFYKIIRDFFNEEGFIEVETPMLSKPTPEGARDYLVPSRINAGKFYALPQSPQLMKQLLMVSGIDRYIQITKCFRDEDLRANRQPEFTQIDLEMSFVDIEDVLAVNERFIKKAFKEMLNVDLQIPFNRMKYSEAMNRFGVDKPDLRFGLELVDISECVEGCGFKVFESATTKGKSVRAINVKGAADKISRKEIGKLEDFIKDFGAKGLAWMKFNSGEISSPISKFLNPESIDKIKKRTAAEDGDLLFFVADKDSIVFDSLGNLRNKLARDLDLINNDDYEITWITEFPLFEYSEEEKRFVAKHHPFTSPMDEDLDLFDGNLEDMRAKAYDLVINGDEMGGGSIRINNSEVQNKMFEALGFKDEEIKEKFGFLLEAFKYGAPPHGGIAYGLDRLMMLFTGSSNIRDVIAFPKTQSATDLLTDAPTELSEEGLKEVHIKVIE; translated from the coding sequence ATGTTAGACAATATAAAAGGGTTAAAAAGATCTCATTATTGCGGGGATTTGAAAGAAAAAAACATTGATGAAGAAGTTACTGTTATGGGTTGGGTAGCCAAGGAAAGAAATTTAGGGTCTATCATTTTTTTGGATCTTAGAGACAGAGAAGGAATTGTGCAAGTAGTATTTGACGATACTGTAGATGCAGATTTATTTACAAAGGCGAGCACACTTAGATCAGAATTTGTAATTGCCGTTGTGGGAACGGTTAGAATGAGATCTTCAATAAATGAAAATATTAAAACAGGTCATATAGAAATATTGGCAAAAGAACTTAGAATATTGAATAAATCGGAAGTCCCGCCTATATATATTAAAGACGACGACAATGTATCGGAAACCATGAGACTTAAATATAGATTTTTAGATTTAAGAAAACCTTCAATGCAAAATAATCTGAAAATGAGATCTAAATTCTATAAAATTATAAGAGATTTTTTCAATGAAGAGGGATTTATAGAAGTAGAAACCCCAATGCTTTCAAAACCTACACCTGAAGGAGCAAGAGACTACTTAGTTCCAAGTAGAATAAATGCGGGTAAGTTCTATGCACTTCCTCAATCTCCGCAACTGATGAAGCAATTGTTGATGGTATCCGGAATAGATCGATACATTCAAATAACGAAATGCTTCAGAGATGAGGATTTAAGAGCTAACAGACAACCGGAGTTTACTCAAATAGACCTTGAAATGTCCTTTGTGGATATTGAAGATGTGCTTGCAGTTAATGAAAGATTTATAAAAAAAGCTTTCAAGGAAATGTTAAATGTAGATTTACAAATACCTTTTAACAGAATGAAGTACAGTGAAGCTATGAATAGATTCGGAGTAGATAAGCCGGATCTTAGATTCGGTCTTGAGCTTGTTGATATTTCTGAATGCGTAGAAGGCTGTGGATTTAAAGTATTTGAATCAGCTACTACAAAAGGAAAAAGCGTCAGAGCAATTAATGTCAAGGGAGCAGCTGATAAGATATCAAGAAAAGAAATCGGTAAACTCGAAGATTTTATAAAGGATTTTGGAGCTAAAGGTCTTGCTTGGATGAAGTTTAACAGTGGTGAGATTTCATCACCAATATCAAAATTTTTAAACCCTGAATCCATTGATAAGATAAAAAAGAGGACAGCAGCTGAAGATGGAGATTTATTATTTTTTGTGGCAGATAAAGACAGCATTGTATTTGACAGCTTAGGAAATCTCAGAAATAAACTTGCAAGGGATTTAGATCTAATAAACAATGATGATTATGAAATAACTTGGATTACTGAATTTCCCTTATTTGAATACAGCGAAGAAGAAAAAAGATTTGTAGCTAAACATCATCCCTTTACATCTCCAATGGATGAAGACTTGGATTTATTTGATGGAAATTTGGAAGACATGAGAGCTAAAGCCTATGATTTAGTAATAAATGGCGATGAAATGGGCGGAGGGTCTATAAGAATAAATAATTCTGAAGTACAAAACAAGATGTTTGAAGCTTTGGGATTTAAAGATGAAGAAATTAAAGAAAAATTCGGGTTTTTATTGGAAGCTTTTAAATATGGAGCTCCACCTCACGGAGGGATTGCTTATGGGCTTGACAGATTGATGATGCTGTTTACAGGCTCAAGCAATATAAGAGACGTAATAGCCTTTCCAAAAACTCAGTCCGCAACTGATTTATTAACTGATGCTCCGACGGAACTGAGCGAAGAAGGATTAAAAGAAGTTCATATTAAGGTTATAGAATAG
- a CDS encoding putative UDP-N-acetylmuramoylalanyl-D-glutamate-2, 6-diaminopimelate ligase (High confidence in function and specificity) produces the protein MLLCDLLKEVERIDFKGTVDNSFNIESICHNSKDASENSLFVAIKGYVTDGHKYIADAKKRGAVIAVVEEFSDVDITQIKVPNSRIALADISKNFYGNSSKKLNVTGITATNGKTTTSFMVDKIYRDAGYKTGIIGTVFTKYADVVIPSILTTPESIELQETFKNMFDEGLDRVTMEVSSSAQELYRVRNIDLDVISFNNFSREHIEQHGSFEKYYEYKSRLIRYAKKDSIAVLNMDFDHIAKLENQTQARVLTYSLENDNYDFSISELDLSTGFGKYKFNILKDIELSGKKIKKQSFNIELNVAGYSSVMNSVAAIIIALANGVEASIIAKSLRTFEGVERRFEMIYDAQFKIIDDHYANVRNIDVTLQTLSKMNYKNLNMLYAIRGSRGVNLNRECAEATSKWLKKLNPKHFYATLSRDAVDEKDVVKDEELIAFKEVMEKNNIECKIFETLKEAINAIIDGAQRDDVVLLAGCQGMDKGAKFAYDHMKNKDMLQDDGKLYAKISERTC, from the coding sequence ATGTTACTTTGTGATTTATTAAAAGAGGTTGAGAGAATTGATTTTAAGGGGACAGTAGACAATAGTTTTAATATTGAATCAATTTGTCATAATAGTAAGGACGCATCTGAAAATTCTTTGTTTGTTGCGATTAAAGGCTATGTCACCGACGGACACAAATATATAGCTGATGCTAAAAAAAGAGGTGCTGTAATTGCAGTTGTAGAAGAGTTCAGCGATGTAGATATTACGCAAATAAAAGTACCAAACTCAAGGATTGCATTGGCAGATATTTCCAAAAATTTCTATGGAAATTCTTCAAAGAAGCTAAATGTAACGGGAATTACAGCAACAAATGGCAAGACAACCACAAGTTTTATGGTGGATAAAATATACAGAGACGCAGGATATAAAACAGGCATTATAGGGACGGTATTTACAAAATACGCCGATGTTGTCATACCGTCAATACTCACTACTCCGGAGTCAATTGAACTTCAAGAGACATTTAAAAACATGTTTGATGAAGGGTTAGATAGAGTTACAATGGAAGTTTCTTCTTCTGCTCAGGAGCTATACAGAGTGAGAAATATTGATTTAGATGTAATTAGTTTTAATAATTTTAGCAGAGAACACATTGAGCAACATGGCAGTTTTGAAAAATACTATGAATATAAATCCAGACTTATAAGATATGCTAAAAAAGATTCAATCGCTGTTTTAAATATGGATTTTGATCATATAGCGAAACTTGAAAATCAAACTCAAGCGAGAGTTCTTACATACTCCCTTGAAAATGACAATTACGACTTTTCAATTAGTGAATTGGATTTATCAACTGGATTTGGTAAGTATAAGTTCAATATTTTAAAGGATATTGAATTGTCCGGTAAAAAAATAAAAAAACAAAGCTTCAATATAGAGTTAAATGTAGCAGGATATTCATCAGTTATGAACTCTGTGGCAGCTATCATAATTGCTCTTGCAAATGGAGTTGAAGCATCTATCATAGCAAAATCCTTGAGAACCTTTGAAGGAGTTGAAAGGAGATTTGAAATGATTTATGATGCTCAATTCAAAATAATTGATGATCATTATGCAAACGTCAGGAATATAGATGTAACACTTCAGACTCTTTCTAAAATGAACTATAAAAATTTAAATATGCTCTACGCAATTAGGGGAAGTAGAGGTGTCAACTTAAACAGAGAATGCGCCGAAGCTACCTCTAAGTGGCTGAAGAAGCTAAACCCAAAGCACTTTTATGCAACACTTAGCAGAGATGCGGTCGATGAAAAGGATGTAGTTAAGGATGAAGAGTTGATTGCATTTAAAGAGGTAATGGAAAAAAACAACATAGAATGCAAGATTTTTGAAACCTTAAAAGAGGCGATAAATGCTATAATCGATGGAGCACAAAGAGATGATGTGGTTCTTTTAGCAGGTTGTCAAGGTATGGATAAAGGTGCAAAATTCGCATATGATCATATGAAAAATAAAGACATGCTCCAAGATGACGGAAAATTATATGCCAAAATATCGGAAAGAACCTGTTAA
- a CDS encoding oxygen-independent coproporphyrinogen III oxidase 2 (Members of this radical SAM protein family are HemZ, a protein involved in coproporphyrinogen III decarboxylation. Alternative names for this enzyme (EC include coproporphyrinogen dehydrogenase and oxygen-independent coproporphyrinogen III oxidase. The family is related to, but distinct from HemN, and in Bacillus subtilis was shown to be connected to peroxide stress and catalase formation; High confidence in function and specificity) gives MIKVDCDNDVVVHKILEYLTMSFPTIFGESSLYVKIELTENIISFKSDIINRKFSFKRSEDTLVNSIKKAIHNNLIDYIENDDWGILTGIRPTKLFRKLLRKNEAEISKEILKTKFLVSEKKAELLNSIVEKELCILDKINLEDSYSLYINVPFCKSICNYCSFNSMLYSEEKSEIYIKKLMDEILREADYLKKAPTSIYIGGGTPTSLSTNQIYKLLKVVKDNFKESLEFTVECGRIDTLNEEKLNLLKDFGVSRISLNPQSSNESISKIINRPINLRDFENKYAMARKLGFDLINMDLILGLPTETADNMIRSIEYASKLKPENITIHNLSLKKGSKLFERNYHFENSIDTVIDFSKNYLRNKLYMPYYLYRQKKIIGNGENIGYSQLGKECIYNILIIEEVQDIIAFGMGSSSKFVSKDGKINQVLNFKNLKDYLNRNDEIFNKKLKYYANRG, from the coding sequence ATGATAAAAGTAGATTGTGATAATGATGTTGTAGTTCATAAAATACTTGAATATCTTACGATGAGTTTTCCTACGATTTTTGGGGAAAGCTCTCTTTATGTAAAAATAGAACTGACCGAGAACATTATTTCTTTTAAATCTGATATAATTAATAGGAAATTCAGTTTCAAAAGAAGTGAAGATACTTTAGTCAATTCAATAAAAAAAGCAATTCATAACAACCTTATCGATTATATAGAAAATGATGATTGGGGAATCTTAACGGGAATAAGACCTACAAAGCTTTTTAGAAAACTTTTGCGCAAAAATGAAGCTGAGATCTCAAAGGAGATACTAAAGACAAAGTTCTTGGTCAGTGAGAAAAAAGCAGAACTCTTAAACAGTATTGTAGAAAAAGAATTATGTATATTAGATAAAATAAACTTGGAAGATTCTTACAGTTTATATATAAATGTTCCTTTCTGTAAAAGTATATGTAACTATTGTTCTTTTAATAGTATGCTATATTCAGAAGAAAAATCGGAAATCTATATAAAGAAACTAATGGATGAAATTTTAAGAGAGGCAGATTATCTGAAAAAAGCTCCAACATCGATTTATATTGGAGGAGGGACCCCCACATCTTTATCAACAAATCAAATTTATAAACTGTTAAAGGTGGTAAAGGATAATTTTAAAGAATCCCTTGAGTTTACGGTTGAATGCGGAAGAATTGATACGCTAAATGAAGAGAAGTTGAATTTACTTAAGGATTTTGGAGTAAGCAGAATAAGCTTAAATCCTCAAAGTTCAAATGAAAGTATCTCAAAAATCATCAACAGACCTATAAATTTAAGGGACTTTGAAAACAAATATGCAATGGCGAGAAAATTGGGGTTTGATTTGATAAATATGGATCTCATACTGGGCTTGCCAACGGAAACAGCTGATAACATGATTAGAAGTATCGAGTATGCTTCAAAACTGAAACCTGAAAATATAACCATACATAATTTATCTTTAAAGAAAGGCTCAAAACTTTTTGAAAGAAATTATCATTTTGAAAATTCAATAGATACTGTGATTGATTTTTCTAAAAATTATTTGAGGAACAAACTTTATATGCCTTACTATTTATATAGGCAAAAAAAGATAATCGGAAATGGAGAAAATATAGGGTATTCACAGTTGGGAAAAGAATGTATTTACAATATATTAATCATAGAAGAGGTACAAGACATAATTGCTTTCGGCATGGGTTCTTCGTCTAAATTTGTGAGCAAAGACGGGAAAATCAATCAGGTTTTAAATTTTAAAAATTTAAAGGATTATTTAAACAGGAACGATGAAATTTTCAATAAAAAATTGAAGTATTATGCAAATAGGGGTTGA
- a CDS encoding hydroxyacylglutathione hydrolase (S-(2-hydroxyacyl)glutathione + H(2)O <=> glutathione + a 2-hydroxy carboxylatetransformation in Neisseria gonorrhoeae and could be a transporter involved in DNA uptake. Except for the competence protein these proteins bind two zinc ions per molecule as cofactor; High confidence in function and specificity) — protein MNFNIIRLVLGAYQTNCYIVFDEINRAVVIDPGYQSEDIIKTIKDKELIVDKIIITHAHPDHFGAVKELCDYFGVKSYISEMDNPMLIRRSSQAGNEISGDVLVKNGDSILLGEKEFKVMITPGHTPGGMCLLLDDVLFSGDTLFKGSIGRTDFEGGDYGQIMESLNYLMTLPENTLVLPGHGPETTIKIEKQSNPFINNIFK, from the coding sequence ATGAATTTCAATATTATAAGACTTGTGTTGGGGGCTTATCAGACTAATTGCTATATTGTATTTGATGAAATAAATAGAGCCGTTGTAATAGACCCCGGATATCAGTCTGAAGACATTATCAAAACAATAAAAGACAAAGAACTTATTGTTGATAAAATCATAATTACCCATGCTCATCCTGATCACTTCGGAGCAGTTAAAGAACTCTGTGATTATTTCGGTGTAAAATCTTATATAAGTGAAATGGATAATCCGATGTTAATCAGGAGATCTTCACAAGCGGGAAATGAAATAAGTGGAGATGTATTGGTAAAAAATGGAGATAGTATCCTTTTAGGAGAAAAAGAATTTAAAGTAATGATTACTCCAGGACACACTCCGGGCGGAATGTGCTTATTATTGGATGATGTGTTATTTAGTGGTGATACTTTGTTTAAAGGTTCCATAGGCAGAACAGATTTTGAGGGCGGGGATTACGGACAAATAATGGAATCTTTAAACTATTTGATGACTCTTCCTGAGAACACTTTGGTTTTGCCAGGACATGGACCTGAGACAACTATCAAAATTGAAAAACAAAGTAACCCCTTTATAAATAATATTTTCAAATAA
- the dtd gene encoding D-tyrosyl-tRNA(Tyr) deacylase (Hydrolyzes D-tyrosyl-tRNA(Tyr) into D-tyrosine and free tRNA(Tyr). Could be a defense mechanism against a harmful effect of D-tyrosine; High confidence in function and specificity): protein MRAVVQRVKKAYVVIDDVEISKIEKGLLVLLGIEKEDEQKDLDYIYNKIKKLRIFDDEDGVMNKSLLDYDLELLLVSQFTLYGDARKGNRPSYVRAASFNEGIKLYEEYISKAKEENIKIKVGKYGADMRVGLVNDGPVTILLDSRKEF from the coding sequence TTGAGAGCTGTAGTACAAAGAGTAAAAAAAGCTTACGTAGTTATAGATGATGTTGAAATTTCAAAGATAGAAAAAGGTTTGTTAGTGCTTCTTGGAATAGAAAAAGAAGACGAACAAAAGGATTTAGATTATATTTACAATAAAATTAAAAAACTTAGAATTTTTGATGATGAAGATGGGGTTATGAATAAAAGTTTGCTTGACTATGATTTAGAACTGTTGTTGGTTTCACAATTTACTCTTTATGGCGATGCAAGGAAAGGGAACAGACCAAGCTATGTAAGAGCTGCAAGCTTTAATGAAGGAATTAAATTGTATGAGGAGTATATTTCAAAGGCGAAGGAAGAGAACATAAAAATCAAGGTTGGAAAATATGGAGCGGATATGAGAGTAGGACTGGTAAATGACGGACCTGTGACTATTTTATTAGATAGCAGAAAGGAGTTTTAA